The Salmo salar chromosome ssa06, Ssal_v3.1, whole genome shotgun sequence genome window below encodes:
- the LOC106607104 gene encoding CD9 antigen isoform X1: MALDGCGQLCKCILILFNILFALVGFAMFGLGLWLRLSSQTRGFFNVDLNTQPFVIGVSVLIVLGAVILLVAVFGDYGACNENRTALGVFSCLLAILAGVEIVAGVLAYVRSDKVGEQLAEFYMTVYAQYVNKQDPSLTVTLSMFHNVLHCCGVVGALDLLVRKTCPDTSFLETLRLPACPTVILNLFESKAPLVMGLFLGTAAMLIFALVCSTLLSKEIQRSQSSPPPYILLSSSTVLSHPNPNQDPVFTPLPVIPVADAL; encoded by the exons CTGGTGGGTTTTGCAATGTTTGGGTTGGGCTTGTGGCTGAGGTTAAGCTCTCAGACAAGAGGATTTTTCAACGTAGACCTCAACACACAACCGTTTGTCATCG GTGTGTCAGTGTTGATTGTTTTAGGAGCAGTGATATTGCTCGTGGCTGTTTTCGGAGACTATGGAGCATGCAATGAGAATAGGACTGCATTGGGAGTG TTTTCCTGCCTGCTGGCTATCCTGGCCGGAGTAGAGATTGTAGCTGGTGTGCTCGCCTACGTGAGAAGCGATaag GTGGGAGAGCAGCTGGCAGAATTCTATATGACTGTGTACGCTCAGTATGTGAACAAACAAGACCCTAGCTTGACTGTTACCCTGTCCATGTTCCACAATGTG ttgCACTGCTGTGGAGTCGTTGGTGCCTTGGACCTCTTGGTCAGAAAAACATGTCCTGATACCAGCTTTTTGGAGACCCTCAGACTCCCT GCCTGCCCCACAGTGATTCTCAACCTCTTTGAGTCCAAAGCGCCTCTGGTGATGGGCCTCTTCCTTGGGACTGCTGCTATGCTG ATCTTTGCCCTGGTGTGCAGCACCCTCCTCAGCAAAGAGATCCAGCGctcccagtcctctcctcccccctacatcctcctctcctcctctacggTCCTctcccaccctaaccctaaccaggaCCCTGTCTTCACCCCGCTCCCCGTCATACCTGTGGCTGATGCACTGTAA
- the LOC106607104 gene encoding CD9 antigen isoform X2, whose product MALDGCGQLCKCILILFNILFALVGFAMFGLGLWLRLSSQTRGFFNVDLNTQPFVIGVSVLIVLGAVILLVAVFGDYGACNENRTALGVFSCLLAILAGVEIVAGVLAYVRSDKVGEQLAEFYMTVYAQYVNKQDPSLTVTLSMFHNVLHCCGVVGALDLLVRKTCPDTSFLETLRLPACPTVILNLFESKAPLVMGLFLGTAAMLIMALVCCSILMKQIKMSHLSAPCTTTRLCSEGTGPPPYSNTVFSTRRPNQIVVIQ is encoded by the exons CTGGTGGGTTTTGCAATGTTTGGGTTGGGCTTGTGGCTGAGGTTAAGCTCTCAGACAAGAGGATTTTTCAACGTAGACCTCAACACACAACCGTTTGTCATCG GTGTGTCAGTGTTGATTGTTTTAGGAGCAGTGATATTGCTCGTGGCTGTTTTCGGAGACTATGGAGCATGCAATGAGAATAGGACTGCATTGGGAGTG TTTTCCTGCCTGCTGGCTATCCTGGCCGGAGTAGAGATTGTAGCTGGTGTGCTCGCCTACGTGAGAAGCGATaag GTGGGAGAGCAGCTGGCAGAATTCTATATGACTGTGTACGCTCAGTATGTGAACAAACAAGACCCTAGCTTGACTGTTACCCTGTCCATGTTCCACAATGTG ttgCACTGCTGTGGAGTCGTTGGTGCCTTGGACCTCTTGGTCAGAAAAACATGTCCTGATACCAGCTTTTTGGAGACCCTCAGACTCCCT GCCTGCCCCACAGTGATTCTCAACCTCTTTGAGTCCAAAGCGCCTCTGGTGATGGGCCTCTTCCTTGGGACTGCTGCTATGCTG ATCATGGCCCTGGTGTGCTGCAGCATCCTCATGAAACAGATCAAGATGAGTCACCTCTCTGCCCCCTGTACCACAACCAGGCTGTGTAGTGAGGGGACAGGACCACCACCATATTCAAACACAGTTTTCTCCACTAGGAGACCAAACCAGATAGTTGTCATTCAGTGA
- the LOC106607103 gene encoding epithelial membrane protein 2, with amino-acid sequence MLVLLAGIFLLHLTSIILLLVATIDNAWWMTKTVSTDVWARWILTNGTWSSNDLPSYYHQEYLQAVQASSILACIFSSIGLFVFVGQLFTLSKGQRFTFSGIFQLLACLCIMIAASIYTDIFHKNESDGWYGHSFILAWISFAFTFISSIIYFVLRKKTAN; translated from the exons ATGTTGGTTCTTCTAGCCGGAATCTTCCTCCTTCACCTCACCAGCATCATCCTCCTCCTAGTGGCAACTATCGACAAT gCCTGGTGGATGACAAAAACCGTGTCCACTGATGTGTGGGCCAGGTGGATACTGACCAATGGAACCTGGAGCTCCAACGATCTCCCCAGCTACTACCATCAAG aaTACCTCCAGGCAGTGCAGGCTAGCTCCATTCTGGCCTGCATATTCTCTTCCATTGgcctgtttgtgtttgtgggACAGCTCTTCACTCTATCAAAGGGACAGAGATTCACCTTCTCTGGCATCTTCCAGCTCCTAGCCT gcctGTGCATCATGATTGCTGCCTCCATCTACACAGACATCTTTCACAAGAATGAATCGGATGGTTGGTATGGCCACTCCTTCATTCTGGCCTGGATCTCCTTTGCGTTCACCTTCATCTCCAGTATAATCTACTTTGTCCTGCGAAAGAAGACTGCAAACTAG
- the LOC106607095 gene encoding germ cell-specific gene 1-like protein → MTFLSRVRSPKLTFFQTLVSLVLGAMALLSSYWCEGSQKVPKPLCSANKLTKCIPVPGVSHNFTSIQFSWETGDDRFVFPAFHAGMWMSCEENIYTDAWGMLWLSVSMELMYVGLLCISCVLLSLQLCLDAFWPSQIWGQLLNAYSAVFTILGGLLGMVAHMMFMQVFQTTASMGPEDFKPHSYGYSWGFYVAWLAFTCCMLSGVSTLNNYTKKTVMERRRKARLYPPRFPDIEPLLPPAPYYCPPPPHPCMSPPSPELSPLSPYYDSPSPPPTSSPHPLTHSLSLPHCYTLPHPEYFPPPPSHPAPLSPYHRHSLPSPSISLPLSVHSYTPQYYSEDRGREMEEEGREYSDEEYSPL, encoded by the exons atgACGTTTCTGTCCAGGGTGCGGTCCCCCAAGCTCACCTTCTTCCAGACCCTGGTGTCTCTGGTCCTGGGGGCCATGGCCCTCTTGTCGTCCTACTGGTGTGAGGGCAGTCAGAAGGTCCCCAAGCCCCTCTGCTCGGCCAATAAACTGACCAAATGCATACCTGTGCCCGGGGTCTCGCATAACTTCACCTCCATCCAGTTCTCCTGGGAGACGGGGGACGACCGCTTCGTCTTCCCTGCCTTCCATGCAGGCATGTGGATGAGCTGTGAGGAGAACATCTACACTGACGCCTGGG GAATGTTGTGGTTGTCGGTGTCAATGGAGCTCATGTATGTTGGGCTGCTGTGTATCAGCTGTGTGCTGCTGTCTCTTCAGTTGTGTCTGGATGCCTTTTGGCCCTCACAGATCTGGGGACAGCTCCTCAATGCCTACTCTGCAGTCTTCACTATATTAGGAG GGTTACTGGGAATGGTGGCTCACATGATGTTCATGCAGGTGTTTCAGACTACTGCCTCTATGGGTCCAGAGGACTTCAAACCACACAGCTATGGCTACTCCTGGGGCTTTTA TGTGGCATGGCTGGCCTTTACCTGCTGCATGTTGTCAGGAGTCTCCACCCTCAACAACTACACCAAGAAGACTGTAATGGAGCGGAGGCGCAAAGCCCGCCTGTACCCCCCTCGATTCCCTGACATAGAGCCCCTGCTACCCCCGGCCCCCTACTACTGCCCTCCGCCCCCACACCCCTGCATGTCCCCACCATCCCCAGAACTCTCACCCCTGTCACCCTACTATGACTCCCCTTCGCCACCCCCAACCTCATCaccccatccactcacccactccctctccctcccccactgcTACACACTCCCCCACCCTGAATACTTCCCACCTCCCCCGTCCCACCCTGCTCCCCTGTCCCCCTATCACCGccactccctcccctctccctccatctctctgcccctctccgtCCACAGTTACACACCCCAGTACTACTCAGAGGACAGgggcagagagatggaggaagaggggagggagtaCTCAGATGAGGAATACAGCCCACtttga